The genomic window CTCACGGTCAAACTTTTCGCCAGTGTGCTTATCAACCCAAGCGTCCATCAACATATTGCCCGGGCCAGTATCATATCCCAATGTTGGTTGGTTTGGGCGCAGCACTGAAATATTTGAGATCCCCCCAATATTCAACACCACAACTGAGCTGTCTTGTGGGTGGAAAATCGTATGGTGGAAAGCGGGGACTAATGGCGCACCTTGTCCGCCTAATGCCATGTCTTTACGTCTGAAATCAGCAACCGTTTGAATCTCTGTTTTAGCGGCAATGATGTTGGCATCACCCAATTGCATGGTAAAGGGCGAATCGCCGGTTGGCTGGTGGAATACGGTTTGGCCATGATTGCCGATCGCAGTCACAGAAGAGGCTAGCGTACCTGATTTGTCGAGCAGTTGCAGAACCGCATCAGCAAACAGGTGGCCAAGCTGGTGGTCGAGTTCGCCAATCGCAATCAAATCGGTTTTCTGACCAATACACACTTCAAGCAGGCGCGCTTTGAGATCGTCAGGCATTGGGAACTCATCATGAGCAAGCAATGTAATGCTATCGCCTTCAATTGAAACTAATGCGGTATCAACGCCATCCATACTCGTTCCCGACATCACGCCAATATACAGTTCCTTATGATCCACTCTTAAGCTCTTGCGCAGCATTCCTAAACTCTTATCCAGATTGGTTTAAAAACATTGTAAAGCAAATTTAAAGAGAATAATCTCGGGAAGTTGATGAAATTGGGTTTAATAAGGGATAAATATGGGACCGTTGTGGGTTGATGTTGCAGGCTACGAACTGACCGCTGAAGACCGAGAGATTTTAGAGCATCCAACTGTAGGTGGCCTCATCTTATTTTCTCGAAACTATCACGATAGCAAACAGTTATCGGCATTAAATAAAGAGATTCGTAAAGTTGCAAAACGTCCTATTTTAATCGGCGTTGACCAAGAAGGCGGCCGAGTTCAGCGTTTTCGTGACGGCTTTTCAATTATCCCAGCGGCTCAGGAATTTGCGACTAAGAATCATGGTGAGCAGTTAGCGGAACAAGCAGGTTGGTTGATGGCGGCGGAATTGATTGCCCATGATATCGATTTGAGCTTTGCGCCAGTACTAGACAAAGGCCACGACTGCAAAGCGATTGGTAGCCGCGCGTTTGGTGAAGATATTGATACCATCGTTCGTCACAGTAGCGCTTTTATTAAGGGCATGAAGTCGGTTGGCATGGCGACAACAGGAAAGCACTTCCCTGGACACGGTGGGGTGATTGCAGACTCACACCTTGAAACGCCTTACGATCCTAGAGATGACATCTTTGACACCGATATGGCCATCTTCAAGGCGCAAATTGAAGCCGGAATATTGGATGCGATGATGCCTGCGCATGTGGTTTTCTCTCACTATGATGATCAGCCAGCGAGTGGTTCACAGTATTGGCTTCAAAAGGTATTGAAGCAACAGCTTGGATTTAGAGGCTTGGTGTTCTCTGACGATTTAACAATGGAAGGTGCTGCCATAATGGGCGGGCCAGCAGACAGAGCGAAGGCGGCTTTGAATGCCGGTTGTGATATGGTGTTGATGTGTAACAAACGAGATGCACAAATTGAGGCTCTTGATCAATTAGCGATTCAAGAGGTACCTTTAGCCAACTCATTGCTTAAAAAACACAGCTTTGATTTGCCAACTCTTCATTCGGATAGTCGATGGAAAGAGGCCTCAGAGCAAATCAAACGAATGTTAAACGCTGGGTGATAAATAAACACGCTATAAGTTTTAAGAAGGTGATATGAGAAATATCGCCTTTTTTGTATGTGTGAAGTACCGTTTAGTTCTGTTTGTACTAGGTAATGAGCTAAACAGTGCATGTATATAAAAGTTTACATCAAATGTTTTTTATTGTTTACACTTGCAATCGTTTTTATAGCTGTTATTGTGTTTTTAAAGATTGTTAGCCCATATTGATATTCAGGGTGTAAAAATAAATATACAGGTTGAGTTATGCAGAAAAGTGAATTAAGCAATGTCAATATCATCGACGAACAGGTACTGATTACTCCAGAGGAGTTAAAAGCGAAATTACCTTTGAGCGATAATGCTCGTCGTTTTATTCAAGAGTCTCGTGAAACGATTGCGAACATCATTCATAAGAAAGATCACCGTATGCTTATCGTGTGTGGACCATGTTCTATCCATGATATCGAAGCGGCGAAAGAGTATGCGAAACGCCTTAAAGCACTGTCTGAAGAACTGAGCGATCAACTGTATATTGTTATGCGAGTGTACTTTGAGAAGCCTCGTACTACGGTGGGTTGGAAAGGTTTGATCAATGACCCGCATCTAGACGGCAGTTTCGATATTGAGCATGGCCTGCATGTTGGCCGTGAGCTGCTTGTTGAACTCGCTGAGATGGAAATTCCACTAGCGACAGAAGCACTCGATCCAATCAGCCCACAATACCTAGCCGATACATTCAGCTGGGCGGCGATTGGTGCACGTACGACTGAATCTCAAACTCACCGTGAAATGGCAAGTGGTCTTTCAATGCCAATCGGTTTTAAAAACGGCACTGATGGCAACCTAGGTACGGCAATCAATGCGATGCAGGCGGCGTCTTCTAGTCACCGCTTCATGGGCATCAGCCGTGAAGGTGAGGTTGCACTGCTAACGACTCAGGGTAACCCAAATGGTCACGTTATTTTACGTGGTGGTAAGCAGACAAACTACGATTCAGTGTCAGTACATGAGTGTGAAGAAGAGTTGGGTAAGTTTGATTTAGATGCCGCGTTGATGGTGGATTGCAGTCACGCTAACTCTCGTAAAGATTTCCGTCGCCAGCCACTTGTTGCAGAAGATGTAATTCACCAAATTCGTGAAGGCAACAAGTCGATTATCGGCCTAATGATTGAGAGCCATATTAACGAAGGAAATCAGCCGTCAGATATTCCTCTCAATGAGATGAAATACGGCGTTTCTATTACCGACGCATGTATCAATTGGGAGTCAACTGAGGCACTATTGAAGCATGCACATACGGAGTTAGTTCCGTTTTTAGAAAACCGCTTGAAAGGTTAGTCAGAGTTTGAATTTAAGTGCCTCATATAATGGGGCATTTTAAGATCTGTCGCTAACGAACCTGCATCAGTGCGGGCCTTTAGATTAGCACGGGCTTATAGATGAGTAAGGAATAAAATGGCCGTTGAACTGAACGAATTACGCGACCAAATCGATGCTGTTGATAAACAAATGTTGGATTTACTGGCTCAACGCCTTGCTTTAGTCGAGAAAGTCGGCGAAGTAAAAAGTGAACATGGTTTACCTATTTATGTCCCAGAGCGTGAAGCTGCGATGCTGGCATCTCGTCGTCAAGAAGCTGAGAAAATAGGGGTTCCGCCACAGTTAATTGAAGATATTTTGCGTCGAACTATGCGTGAGTCCTATGCCAGTGAGAAAGACTCTGGCTTTAAGTGTCTTAACCCAGAGTTACGTTCAGTGGTTATCGTTGGCGGTAATGGCCAACTTGGTGGCTTGTTTGGCCGTATGTTCAAGCTCTCTGGTTACCAAGTGAAAATTCTTGGCAGCCAAGACTGGGACCGAGCCGATGAAATCTTAGAGAGTGCTGGCCTTGTGGTTGTTACGGTTCCAATTCATCTAACTGAAGGTGTGATTGCGAAGCTAGGTAACCTACCAAGCGATTGTATTCTATGTGATTTGACCTCAATTAAATCGAAACCTCTACAAGCCATGATGAACATACACCAAGGTCCAGTGGTTGGATTACACCCAATGTTTGGCCCTGATGTTCCAAGCTTAGCTAAGCAGGTGATTGTTTACAGTGATGGTCGAGGCTCCGAAAGCTACCAATGGCTACTGAATCAATTTGGTATTTGGGGCGCGAGCCTTTGCCAGATGGATGCTGCTGAACACGATCACGGCATGACTCTGATTCAAGCACTACGCCACTTCACCTCTTTTGCTTACGGATTGCACCTGAGTAAAGAGAACCCGAACATCGATCAGCTTCTGAAGCTAAGCTCGCCAATCTACCGACTTGAGATTGCGATGGTCGGTCGTCTGTTTGCTCAAGACCCGAACTTGTACGGTGATATCATTCTTTCTTCAGATGAGAACATTGAAATGATTCGACGTTTCCATCGTCGTTTCGGTGAAGCATTAGAAATCTTGGATGGCAAAGATAAAGCCAAGTTTGTTGAGAGCTTTAATCAAGTCAGTGATTGGTTTGGCGACTACTCGCAGCAGTTCTTGCAAGAGAGCCAAAGTCTTCTAAAGCAAGCTCATGATTCGATTCATCGTGGTTAAAACCCGTTTAAAATCATAAAAAAGAGCGACCAGACGGTCGCTCTTTTTGTTGGTGTGGAACGCTATCAAAGCATTTGGCCTACAGTAGTCTAAAAGCGATTAGATCATCATAGGCCAAACCAATAGGCTCTAGTTCGTCGTGATAGGTTTCTTGCTATCTTCGCTTGATACGGTGTCGATGGTCGAGCTAATGTAAGGTACGTTCGTTAGGTTGATCTGTAAGCGAACCACATTATCAATCAGTTGAACCAGTGGGCCCCATTTAACCTTTTTCTCTTTTTCGAACACGTAGTTGAAGTTTTCCGGTGTCCAATCCATCAAGTATTGAGGGTTCAGTGAACGACCAAGGAAGCGTACTTCATAATGCAAGTGTGGGCCGGTTGAGTTACCTGAGTTACCGCAGCTTGCAATCACATCACCTTTACTCACAAACTGACCGCTGCGAACTTTGAACTTTTGTAGGTGCGCGTAAGAACTCATGAAACCGAACGAGTGGCGCACAGTAATAAAGTTACCGAAGCCTTTGTTACTTGGGCGTACCGTTTCAATCACTCCATCGGCGGGCGCGACAATATCTTCACCACGCTTACACGTCAGATCGATACCAGTATGTACATGGCGTTTACCTGAAATAGGGTTAGTGCGGCTACCATAAGAAGAAGAGATACGTTGATAAGCCATCGGGCTGTCGTTTGGAATCAAACGGAACATTGTGGCTCTTACTGCTGAATCGACTGCAGCCGCATCAATACGTTCTTCTAAAGAGACATCATCAGTAAGCAGTTCCTCATCGGCAAGACCCAGTACAGATTCCACATCAAAGACGCGCTTACCAAGCAGTTGGATCGTGCTTTCTTTCTCGGTGAGTGCCTGTGATAGCGAGTGGTTGGTTTCTACCTGCTCAGCGTAAAGATCTTCAGTTTGCTCTTTTTCAACAATCAGCGTTTCAATCAACTGTTGGGCATCACCCGCTTGCAGTGCGAGTTCTTGTTTATTCTCGAAGTGCATGTATGCCATTCCGCCAATGAATAACGGCACTGAAAAGAGTGCTGTCGTGCATATGAGTACGGTTTTACGGCCGAAATAAAACGTCTGTTCCCCCTGACGAGAGGGAATCGTAATGGAAATTTTTCTAGACATGATTCTGTATTAGCTAAATGCTTCTAATCGAAAAAAGGTAGTGGCGGTATTATTCCTGACCTAAATCAGTAAGGTGTTCCATCTCTCTATAAAGCAGTTCATCGTCACCCACATTAAGCTCAATAAGGCGCTTAAGGTGGCTGATACTATCAATATCTAAATGTTCTATACGCAAACGCATTGAGGTATTGATGGTTGAGACTATCGTTGCTTCTAACTGAATATTGATATCACTGTTTTCGAGCTTAAAGCTCACTTCAACAGGAGAGTCATGGCTGAGCTGTTGCCCATCATCACATCGAAGGAGCAAACCATGAAGAGATAAGTCTTGCACTGAGCCGGATACCTTTACTTGTCCTTGTGATATTTCAGTCGGAGCTTGATAAATAACTCGTGAAAATTGACGTCTTTCAATCATAATTAATCTCTTTATATCGATGGATAACACGTAAGCCAGATATATCAAAGGCCGCTATTATTGCGGCCTTTGTTCAAAATGCAAGCGAATTTACTTAGCAATACGCTTGTATTTGATACGGTGTGGTTCAGCCGCTTGTGCGCCAAGAGTTTTCTTCAGCCACTCTGTATATTCAGTATAGTTACCTTCGTAGAAGTTAACTTGACCTTCATCGCGGTAGTCTAAGATATGGGTCGCAATACGGTCGAGGAACCAACGGTCATGCGAGATAACCATTGCACAGCCTGGGAACTCAAGCAGCGCTTCTTCAAGTGCTCGTAGTGTTTCGACATCAAGATCATTGGTTGGTTCATCGAGTAACAGTACGTTACCGCCTGCTTTGAGCAGTTTCGCTAAGTGAACACGGTTACGTTCACCACCAGAAAGCTGACCGATGATTTTCTGTTGGTCGTTGCCTTTGAAGTTGAAGCGAGAGCAGTAGGCACGTGCAGGGATTTCGAAGTTGTTGATCTTAATGATATCAGCACCTTCA from Vibrio artabrorum includes these protein-coding regions:
- a CDS encoding M23 family metallopeptidase, with protein sequence MSRKISITIPSRQGEQTFYFGRKTVLICTTALFSVPLFIGGMAYMHFENKQELALQAGDAQQLIETLIVEKEQTEDLYAEQVETNHSLSQALTEKESTIQLLGKRVFDVESVLGLADEELLTDDVSLEERIDAAAVDSAVRATMFRLIPNDSPMAYQRISSSYGSRTNPISGKRHVHTGIDLTCKRGEDIVAPADGVIETVRPSNKGFGNFITVRHSFGFMSSYAHLQKFKVRSGQFVSKGDVIASCGNSGNSTGPHLHYEVRFLGRSLNPQYLMDWTPENFNYVFEKEKKVKWGPLVQLIDNVVRLQINLTNVPYISSTIDTVSSEDSKKPITTN
- the tyrA gene encoding bifunctional chorismate mutase/prephenate dehydrogenase produces the protein MAVELNELRDQIDAVDKQMLDLLAQRLALVEKVGEVKSEHGLPIYVPEREAAMLASRRQEAEKIGVPPQLIEDILRRTMRESYASEKDSGFKCLNPELRSVVIVGGNGQLGGLFGRMFKLSGYQVKILGSQDWDRADEILESAGLVVVTVPIHLTEGVIAKLGNLPSDCILCDLTSIKSKPLQAMMNIHQGPVVGLHPMFGPDVPSLAKQVIVYSDGRGSESYQWLLNQFGIWGASLCQMDAAEHDHGMTLIQALRHFTSFAYGLHLSKENPNIDQLLKLSSPIYRLEIAMVGRLFAQDPNLYGDIILSSDENIEMIRRFHRRFGEALEILDGKDKAKFVESFNQVSDWFGDYSQQFLQESQSLLKQAHDSIHRG
- a CDS encoding anhydro-N-acetylmuramic acid kinase; protein product: MDHKELYIGVMSGTSMDGVDTALVSIEGDSITLLAHDEFPMPDDLKARLLEVCIGQKTDLIAIGELDHQLGHLFADAVLQLLDKSGTLASSVTAIGNHGQTVFHQPTGDSPFTMQLGDANIIAAKTEIQTVADFRRKDMALGGQGAPLVPAFHHTIFHPQDSSVVVLNIGGISNISVLRPNQPTLGYDTGPGNMLMDAWVDKHTGEKFDREAQFALKGQTNQALLEQLLSESYLSQMPPKSTGRELFNLPWLEQQLTEFKDLAAEDVQRTLCEYTALTIANEVDTYRLGNQPALYVCGGGTRNPLLMKRLSELLPSWEVDSTTSKGVDADYMEAMAFAWLAQRHVHQQPSNLPEVTGASRAASLGVLYRAD
- a CDS encoding 3-deoxy-7-phosphoheptulonate synthase translates to MQKSELSNVNIIDEQVLITPEELKAKLPLSDNARRFIQESRETIANIIHKKDHRMLIVCGPCSIHDIEAAKEYAKRLKALSEELSDQLYIVMRVYFEKPRTTVGWKGLINDPHLDGSFDIEHGLHVGRELLVELAEMEIPLATEALDPISPQYLADTFSWAAIGARTTESQTHREMASGLSMPIGFKNGTDGNLGTAINAMQAASSSHRFMGISREGEVALLTTQGNPNGHVILRGGKQTNYDSVSVHECEEELGKFDLDAALMVDCSHANSRKDFRRQPLVAEDVIHQIREGNKSIIGLMIESHINEGNQPSDIPLNEMKYGVSITDACINWESTEALLKHAHTELVPFLENRLKG
- the nagZ gene encoding beta-N-acetylhexosaminidase — protein: MGPLWVDVAGYELTAEDREILEHPTVGGLILFSRNYHDSKQLSALNKEIRKVAKRPILIGVDQEGGRVQRFRDGFSIIPAAQEFATKNHGEQLAEQAGWLMAAELIAHDIDLSFAPVLDKGHDCKAIGSRAFGEDIDTIVRHSSAFIKGMKSVGMATTGKHFPGHGGVIADSHLETPYDPRDDIFDTDMAIFKAQIEAGILDAMMPAHVVFSHYDDQPASGSQYWLQKVLKQQLGFRGLVFSDDLTMEGAAIMGGPADRAKAALNAGCDMVLMCNKRDAQIEALDQLAIQEVPLANSLLKKHSFDLPTLHSDSRWKEASEQIKRMLNAG
- a CDS encoding PilZ domain-containing protein gives rise to the protein MIERRQFSRVIYQAPTEISQGQVKVSGSVQDLSLHGLLLRCDDGQQLSHDSPVEVSFKLENSDINIQLEATIVSTINTSMRLRIEHLDIDSISHLKRLIELNVGDDELLYREMEHLTDLGQE